Proteins co-encoded in one Micropterus dolomieu isolate WLL.071019.BEF.003 ecotype Adirondacks unplaced genomic scaffold, ASM2129224v1 scaffold_6, whole genome shotgun sequence genomic window:
- the trim24 gene encoding transcription intermediary factor 1-alpha isoform X1, which yields MDENAENVDNDDIVIIVENEAESLPAEEERLKQQGTFGLMDTCPICKLSFHNREPKLLPCLHSFCKRCLPAPFRSSDPRRDSQGQVDNNKSLGAIRCPECRQECWEMDVLDNFFVKDSAEVPSSTVEKTTQLCMSCDDNTEATGYCVECVEFLCVTCVEAHQRVKFTRDHTIRQKEEMSPEAVGISTQKPVFCDIHKQEPLKLFCETCDRLTCRDCQLLKHKDHNYQFLEDAYRNHRQYLENMTQQLQEKRKAIEDVSSCIRTGLQQVEENRKAVTNEIKKSICNLIMEINRKGKILVNQLEALTKDHELGLKKQQEDVNSLSRHLDHVINFTKWATASHSGTALLYCKRLILFQIHYLMRASCNPSIVPQSSVRFQCRSGFWATNVDLGSLVVERGPGRPPITNHQAGPRPEANTGGLSASALTAAQQRQSTLAQLQMQVDKLSQQPHRQPPPNHWSWYQNVRLPGPPGPPPPTRPIHGGTSPSQGPPSLGQPVRRYGSHPNPRSPTSSMLHNTGFPPAQSLRDLIHSSSFPPKPMDVLQGTSRYPQPLSAGAATQTSLHQRGLTEPSFLKRSEPGGSVPSITISIPKPSFVPSLASASADKTSAINHITVQARQNSPMAKPSSSDRSTGTSSWKPTFEPPPAPSAKRRRRSSPGPVIVIKDEPEDEDEVRFVQSSVGSSLPDSSTGAQSKPRQQQKVSAPVPAPGSESKEQRPQPAVQPESEKRAEPEEDPNEDWCAVCQNGGELLCCDKCPKVFHLACHIPTLNESPSGEWFCSFCRDVVSPEMEYVCDSKDDPVCEGFPPVDRRRCERLLLRLFCNDFSTDFQQPASPSETRRYKELIKTPMDLSIVKRKLELKEGECYSSPEEFVADVRLIFFNCAKYYKVTSEVGSAGLYLEDYFEEQLKQVYPDRVFPGGREEQMIPPLEDEIDEEEEEEMMEKGMAPVEDDKPQSPAGEGIPPVEEDLPPLEETTGPIEEEKPETEEKVTDSSEKEMDGKVAATEGGVPPAEEVEQDENTPVQEMRSSSAADGETKDGEAPSSPKEENPQLPTDKTVEPPETQEESAPAGTAKEEEG from the exons TGGGTGCCATTCGGTGTCCAGAGTGCAGACAGGAATGCTGGGAGATGGACGTGTTGGATAATTTCTTTGTCAAAGACTCCGCTGAGGTACCGAGCAGCACCGTAGAGAAAACCACCCAG CTGTGTATGAGCTGCGATGACAACACTGAGGCAACAGGTTACTGCGTGGAGTGTgtggagtttctgtgtgtgacaTGTGTTGAGGCGCACCAAAGGGTCAAGTTCACCAGGGATCACACCATACGCCAGAAGGAGGAGATGTCCCCAG AAGCAGTAGGTATTTCCACGCAGAAGCCTGTGTTTTGTGACATCCACAAGCAGGAGCCACTGAAGCTGTTTTGTGAGACGTGTGACCGACTCACCTGTCGAGACTGTCAGCTGCTGAAGCACAAGGATCACAA CTACCAGTTTTTGGAGGATGCGTACAGGAACCACAGGCAGTATCTGGAGAACATGACACAGCAGTtgcaagagaaaagaaaggcCATCGAGGACGTTTCCAGCTGTATCCGCACTGG ACTTCAGCAAGTTGAAGAAAACCGCAAGGCTGTAACTAATGAAATAAAGAAGTCCATCTGTAACTTGATTATGGAGATCAACAGGAAGGGAAAGATTCTCGTTAACCAGCTTGAG GCTCTGACCAAGGACCATGAGTTGGGTTTGAAAAAGCAGCAAGAGGATGTCAACTCTCTGAGCAGGCACCTAGACCATGTCATCAACTTTACCAAATGGGCTACAGCTAGCCATAGTGGAACAGCCCTCCTGTACTGCAAGAGACTG ATCCTTTTTCAGATCCATTACCTGATGAGAGCGAGCTGTAATCCCTCCATCGTCCCTCAGAGTTCTGTTCGCTTTCAGTGTCGTTCTGGTTTCTGGGCCACGAACGTAGACCTTG GTTCTCTGGTAGTAGAAAGGGGTCCGGGTCGACCGCCTATAACCAACCACCAGGCAGGACCCAGACCAGAGGCAAACACTGGAGGTCTCTCAGCCTCAGCACTTACAGCAGCTCAGCAGCGACAGAGCACGCTGGCTCAGCTCCAGATGCAG GTGGACAAGCTTTCCCAGCAGCCCCACAGACAGCCCCCTCCCAACCACTGGTCCTGGTACCAAAATGTCAGGCTCCCAGGACCCCCCGGCCCTCCACCCCCAACCAGACCCATTCATGGAGGGACCTCCCCTTCCCAAGGCCCCCCCAGCCTGGGACAGCCGGTACGCAGATATGGCTCCCACCCCAACCCGAGAAGCCCCACATCATCCATGCTGCACAACACAGGATTCCCACCTGCTCAG TCTCTGAGAGATCTGATCCATAGCTCCAGCTTCCCTCCTAAACCCATGGATGTGTTGCAGGGTACGTCCCGCTACCCACAGCCTCTGTCGGCTGGAGCAGCTACACAGACGTCACTACACCAG CGGGGCCTAACGGAGCCCTCCTTCCTGAAGAGGAGTGAGCCAGGTGGATCAGTCCCCTCCATCACCATCTCTATCCCCAAACCCAGCTTCGTTCCTAGTCTCGCTTCAGCAAGTGCAGACAAAACCAGTGCGATTAATCACATAACAG TTCAAGCAAGGCAGAACTCCCCGATGGCCAAACCATCTTCTTCAGACAGAAGCACAGG GACCTCTTCCTGGAAGCCGACTTTTGAGCCTCCACCTGCCCCCTCAGCCAAGCGACGAAGAAGGTCGTCCCCTGGGCCCGTTATCGTCATAAAGGATGAACCAGAGGACGAGGATGAAGTTCGCTTT GTGCAGTCCAGTGTAGGGTCCAGCCTGCCGGACAGCAGCACCGGGGCTCAGTCAAAGCCTCGGCAGCAGCAAAAGGTGTCTGCCCCAGTCCCGGCCCCCGGATCAGAGTCGAAAGAGCAGCGTCCCCAGCCCGCAGTGCAGCCGGAGTCTGAAAAGAGAGCGGAGCCGGAGGAAGATCCTAATGAGGACTGGTGTGCTGTCTGTCAGAACGGGGGGGAGCTGCTCTGTTGCGACAAGTGCCCCAAAGTTTTTCATCTGGCCTGCCACATTCCCACTCTGAATGAGTCCCCCAG TGGCGAGTGGTTCTGTTCATTCTGCCGAGACGTCGTATCTCCTGAGATGGAGTACGTCTGTGACAGCAAGGATGACCCTGTCTGTGAAGGGTTCCCACCTGTTGATAGAAGG AGGTGTGAGAGGTTGCTTCTACGTCTGTTCTGCAATGACTTCAGCACGGATTTTCAGCAGCCTGCTTCTCCATCA gaGACAAGAAGGTACAAAGAGCTGATCAAGACTCCAATGGATTTGTCAATAGTGAAGAGGAAGCTGGAGTTGAAGGAGGGTGAATGTTACAGTAGCCCAGAGGAGTTTGTCGCGGACGTCAGGCTCATATTTTTCAACTGCGCAAAGTACTACAAG GTGACCTCAGAAGTGGGGAGTGCAGGCTTGTACTTGGAGGACTACTTTGAGGAACAGTTGAAACAAGTCTACCCAGATAGGGTCTTCCCcggagggagggaggaacagATGATCCCTCCTTTGGAGGACGAGatagatgaagaagaagaggaggagatgatGGAGAAAGGCATGGCTCCCGTTGAAGACGATAAACCACAGAGTCCTGCAGGAGAAGGAATCCCCCCCGTAGAAGAGGACTTGCCTCCTCTGGAAGAAACGACAGGCCCTATAGAGGAAGAGAAGCCAGAAACAGAGGAGAAGGTGACTGATTCAAGTGAAAAGGAGATGGACGGAAAGGTAGCGGCCACGGAGGGAGGCGTGCCTCCTGCAGAGGAGGTAGAGCAGGACGAGAACACTCCTGTGCAGGAGATGAGAAGCTCTTCAGCCGCTGATGGGGAAACAAAAGATGGTGAAGCTCCCAGCTCCCCGAAAGAGGAGAACCCTCAGCTCCCTACAGACAAGACAGTAGAGCCACCTGAAACCCAGGAAGAGTCAGCTCCTGCAGGCACAGCCAAAGAAGAGGAGGGATAA
- the trim24 gene encoding transcription intermediary factor 1-alpha isoform X2: MDENAENVDNDDIVIIVENEAESLPAEEERLKQQGTFGLMDTCPICKLSFHNREPKLLPCLHSFCKRCLPAPFRSSDPRRDSQGQVDNNKSLGAIRCPECRQECWEMDVLDNFFVKDSAEVPSSTVEKTTQLCMSCDDNTEATGYCVECVEFLCVTCVEAHQRVKFTRDHTIRQKEEMSPAVGISTQKPVFCDIHKQEPLKLFCETCDRLTCRDCQLLKHKDHNYQFLEDAYRNHRQYLENMTQQLQEKRKAIEDVSSCIRTGLQQVEENRKAVTNEIKKSICNLIMEINRKGKILVNQLEALTKDHELGLKKQQEDVNSLSRHLDHVINFTKWATASHSGTALLYCKRLILFQIHYLMRASCNPSIVPQSSVRFQCRSGFWATNVDLGSLVVERGPGRPPITNHQAGPRPEANTGGLSASALTAAQQRQSTLAQLQMQVDKLSQQPHRQPPPNHWSWYQNVRLPGPPGPPPPTRPIHGGTSPSQGPPSLGQPVRRYGSHPNPRSPTSSMLHNTGFPPAQSLRDLIHSSSFPPKPMDVLQGTSRYPQPLSAGAATQTSLHQRGLTEPSFLKRSEPGGSVPSITISIPKPSFVPSLASASADKTSAINHITVQARQNSPMAKPSSSDRSTGTSSWKPTFEPPPAPSAKRRRRSSPGPVIVIKDEPEDEDEVRFVQSSVGSSLPDSSTGAQSKPRQQQKVSAPVPAPGSESKEQRPQPAVQPESEKRAEPEEDPNEDWCAVCQNGGELLCCDKCPKVFHLACHIPTLNESPSGEWFCSFCRDVVSPEMEYVCDSKDDPVCEGFPPVDRRRCERLLLRLFCNDFSTDFQQPASPSETRRYKELIKTPMDLSIVKRKLELKEGECYSSPEEFVADVRLIFFNCAKYYKVTSEVGSAGLYLEDYFEEQLKQVYPDRVFPGGREEQMIPPLEDEIDEEEEEEMMEKGMAPVEDDKPQSPAGEGIPPVEEDLPPLEETTGPIEEEKPETEEKVTDSSEKEMDGKVAATEGGVPPAEEVEQDENTPVQEMRSSSAADGETKDGEAPSSPKEENPQLPTDKTVEPPETQEESAPAGTAKEEEG, translated from the exons TGGGTGCCATTCGGTGTCCAGAGTGCAGACAGGAATGCTGGGAGATGGACGTGTTGGATAATTTCTTTGTCAAAGACTCCGCTGAGGTACCGAGCAGCACCGTAGAGAAAACCACCCAG CTGTGTATGAGCTGCGATGACAACACTGAGGCAACAGGTTACTGCGTGGAGTGTgtggagtttctgtgtgtgacaTGTGTTGAGGCGCACCAAAGGGTCAAGTTCACCAGGGATCACACCATACGCCAGAAGGAGGAGATGTCCCCAG CAGTAGGTATTTCCACGCAGAAGCCTGTGTTTTGTGACATCCACAAGCAGGAGCCACTGAAGCTGTTTTGTGAGACGTGTGACCGACTCACCTGTCGAGACTGTCAGCTGCTGAAGCACAAGGATCACAA CTACCAGTTTTTGGAGGATGCGTACAGGAACCACAGGCAGTATCTGGAGAACATGACACAGCAGTtgcaagagaaaagaaaggcCATCGAGGACGTTTCCAGCTGTATCCGCACTGG ACTTCAGCAAGTTGAAGAAAACCGCAAGGCTGTAACTAATGAAATAAAGAAGTCCATCTGTAACTTGATTATGGAGATCAACAGGAAGGGAAAGATTCTCGTTAACCAGCTTGAG GCTCTGACCAAGGACCATGAGTTGGGTTTGAAAAAGCAGCAAGAGGATGTCAACTCTCTGAGCAGGCACCTAGACCATGTCATCAACTTTACCAAATGGGCTACAGCTAGCCATAGTGGAACAGCCCTCCTGTACTGCAAGAGACTG ATCCTTTTTCAGATCCATTACCTGATGAGAGCGAGCTGTAATCCCTCCATCGTCCCTCAGAGTTCTGTTCGCTTTCAGTGTCGTTCTGGTTTCTGGGCCACGAACGTAGACCTTG GTTCTCTGGTAGTAGAAAGGGGTCCGGGTCGACCGCCTATAACCAACCACCAGGCAGGACCCAGACCAGAGGCAAACACTGGAGGTCTCTCAGCCTCAGCACTTACAGCAGCTCAGCAGCGACAGAGCACGCTGGCTCAGCTCCAGATGCAG GTGGACAAGCTTTCCCAGCAGCCCCACAGACAGCCCCCTCCCAACCACTGGTCCTGGTACCAAAATGTCAGGCTCCCAGGACCCCCCGGCCCTCCACCCCCAACCAGACCCATTCATGGAGGGACCTCCCCTTCCCAAGGCCCCCCCAGCCTGGGACAGCCGGTACGCAGATATGGCTCCCACCCCAACCCGAGAAGCCCCACATCATCCATGCTGCACAACACAGGATTCCCACCTGCTCAG TCTCTGAGAGATCTGATCCATAGCTCCAGCTTCCCTCCTAAACCCATGGATGTGTTGCAGGGTACGTCCCGCTACCCACAGCCTCTGTCGGCTGGAGCAGCTACACAGACGTCACTACACCAG CGGGGCCTAACGGAGCCCTCCTTCCTGAAGAGGAGTGAGCCAGGTGGATCAGTCCCCTCCATCACCATCTCTATCCCCAAACCCAGCTTCGTTCCTAGTCTCGCTTCAGCAAGTGCAGACAAAACCAGTGCGATTAATCACATAACAG TTCAAGCAAGGCAGAACTCCCCGATGGCCAAACCATCTTCTTCAGACAGAAGCACAGG GACCTCTTCCTGGAAGCCGACTTTTGAGCCTCCACCTGCCCCCTCAGCCAAGCGACGAAGAAGGTCGTCCCCTGGGCCCGTTATCGTCATAAAGGATGAACCAGAGGACGAGGATGAAGTTCGCTTT GTGCAGTCCAGTGTAGGGTCCAGCCTGCCGGACAGCAGCACCGGGGCTCAGTCAAAGCCTCGGCAGCAGCAAAAGGTGTCTGCCCCAGTCCCGGCCCCCGGATCAGAGTCGAAAGAGCAGCGTCCCCAGCCCGCAGTGCAGCCGGAGTCTGAAAAGAGAGCGGAGCCGGAGGAAGATCCTAATGAGGACTGGTGTGCTGTCTGTCAGAACGGGGGGGAGCTGCTCTGTTGCGACAAGTGCCCCAAAGTTTTTCATCTGGCCTGCCACATTCCCACTCTGAATGAGTCCCCCAG TGGCGAGTGGTTCTGTTCATTCTGCCGAGACGTCGTATCTCCTGAGATGGAGTACGTCTGTGACAGCAAGGATGACCCTGTCTGTGAAGGGTTCCCACCTGTTGATAGAAGG AGGTGTGAGAGGTTGCTTCTACGTCTGTTCTGCAATGACTTCAGCACGGATTTTCAGCAGCCTGCTTCTCCATCA gaGACAAGAAGGTACAAAGAGCTGATCAAGACTCCAATGGATTTGTCAATAGTGAAGAGGAAGCTGGAGTTGAAGGAGGGTGAATGTTACAGTAGCCCAGAGGAGTTTGTCGCGGACGTCAGGCTCATATTTTTCAACTGCGCAAAGTACTACAAG GTGACCTCAGAAGTGGGGAGTGCAGGCTTGTACTTGGAGGACTACTTTGAGGAACAGTTGAAACAAGTCTACCCAGATAGGGTCTTCCCcggagggagggaggaacagATGATCCCTCCTTTGGAGGACGAGatagatgaagaagaagaggaggagatgatGGAGAAAGGCATGGCTCCCGTTGAAGACGATAAACCACAGAGTCCTGCAGGAGAAGGAATCCCCCCCGTAGAAGAGGACTTGCCTCCTCTGGAAGAAACGACAGGCCCTATAGAGGAAGAGAAGCCAGAAACAGAGGAGAAGGTGACTGATTCAAGTGAAAAGGAGATGGACGGAAAGGTAGCGGCCACGGAGGGAGGCGTGCCTCCTGCAGAGGAGGTAGAGCAGGACGAGAACACTCCTGTGCAGGAGATGAGAAGCTCTTCAGCCGCTGATGGGGAAACAAAAGATGGTGAAGCTCCCAGCTCCCCGAAAGAGGAGAACCCTCAGCTCCCTACAGACAAGACAGTAGAGCCACCTGAAACCCAGGAAGAGTCAGCTCCTGCAGGCACAGCCAAAGAAGAGGAGGGATAA